From one Treponema denticola genomic stretch:
- a CDS encoding transglutaminase domain-containing protein, with the protein MLTRYKLNFLLRILSLLMLSIIPSLYLFEILPHFVLPVWAVIIIFLCYRFQKKQIKLSASIILICLSLIIFLFLLLFLFKVISAEPFDILYLRLGIIIPFLILQTVFISTSTIYFYKNEKYRRYEPIIFFSIFALLFWTQGNFSMSVFEHPIYAVLFSLSFSAIEMLRLFLSSNFEKKVFTFFLLFLSFFAFIMTFVLKNYNEASSINHGGLLQPTLFRFDFSDYLKLQSEIKMSDDLILVAHFDNDFSHNMLRRMYLSGWDSAKGFYEKKAPSEKAQVTSLPKGRKDILHRAFSMREKVAQEYFFVNLSPSSFIAMDYPTQVIPYEIWDSSKFNGGYKVFSDAIFDFASDLYGEAFPSGDEDEGMSKEDLDFYTKIDDESFKLVHQTAEDITCDIPDYLDKILALQFYFTDGDFRYSLKPGKAPDGNQLKYFLCEAKKGYCTYFAFSYALMLRSIGIPARVAVGFFVQPESEVMNYYPVRANMAHAWVEVFFPYIGWVSFDPTASQLAEGENINFGMNAGGEEFNSLLSEILEKRSEIKITEITEKEDDVSNIGTYIKQFFKDNIPFFRFIIILFLIIILVIFKARPHLVLKFSKNNRRIVLTAGKLFKKRKRSAEEKIEMNTLIQKAKFAPECTIDDAEAAKNLLKNKTKKIIVLLAFCLISCFVFAESAESIVVEAEKAVEAENWELALSLLQDGIKKYPQNDSLFLKLGEIYYNKELYKPAYKILKKGLEINPENSSILFYISGCASSLNKYEEALMYIKNYLHLIPYDRFAASNYGWLCYKCRIPEEGIRFLLNNIERYGENMSVYNSLGTLYNEMFDYEKSKEFYTKAIKAAEQVNRTYSGSIYYYNKSILESQFYQFDNAIDDAKAALNMKERNSGYMMLGELEERRNNFSQALSAYLSASADDDTPLSALSIISLYLKTGHIEMAEQYILNQLQNTTEAWISNYGLSVNEFKTNLYKIKKSLYIQKYNFEKSRLKLGFLDWIKNLSNKINYKLKYTYYDAVFRLYSLKVAKEYKKNATEDLSGNTNNLYTNTYYYNAFKGKGKKALKYLKKAESIETMFIPQSAGAYLADRAILEGDLKLLNEGISKMDLEWEKSSLADLYAQGSKIAKKYSSQLYYIYLESLFDLNPAVFLEYDIKLPVKIIVEINKTENIKINAKKMKKLIVSSRFVEDADSKFSLQLTYFNKSLAFKLYDKNGYTLYSKNFPIQKLDKNGFKNSVNIFVKDIFTFKL; encoded by the coding sequence ATGCTTACTCGATATAAGCTTAATTTTCTTTTACGTATACTCTCATTGTTAATGCTGAGTATTATTCCTTCATTATATTTGTTTGAAATTTTGCCTCATTTTGTTCTTCCTGTCTGGGCTGTAATTATAATTTTTTTGTGTTATCGGTTCCAAAAAAAACAGATAAAACTATCGGCATCTATTATTTTGATATGTTTAAGTTTGATTATTTTTTTGTTTTTGCTTTTATTTTTATTTAAAGTCATTTCAGCCGAACCTTTCGATATTTTATATTTACGTTTGGGAATTATCATTCCTTTTTTGATATTACAAACTGTTTTTATTTCTACTTCTACTATTTATTTTTACAAAAACGAAAAATACCGCCGTTATGAACCTATAATTTTTTTTAGTATTTTTGCTCTTCTTTTTTGGACTCAAGGAAATTTTTCGATGTCGGTTTTTGAACATCCGATATATGCTGTTTTATTTTCTCTTAGCTTTTCTGCAATAGAAATGCTCCGTCTTTTTTTGTCTTCTAATTTTGAAAAAAAAGTCTTTACATTTTTTCTGCTTTTTTTATCGTTTTTTGCTTTTATAATGACCTTTGTACTAAAAAACTATAATGAAGCCTCATCGATTAATCATGGAGGTTTATTGCAGCCTACTCTTTTTAGATTTGATTTTTCCGATTATTTAAAATTGCAAAGTGAAATTAAAATGAGTGATGACCTTATTTTGGTTGCTCATTTTGATAATGATTTTTCTCACAATATGTTGAGGAGAATGTATCTTTCAGGCTGGGATTCTGCAAAAGGATTTTATGAAAAAAAAGCTCCTTCCGAAAAAGCACAAGTTACTTCTTTGCCTAAGGGCCGAAAAGATATTTTGCATAGAGCCTTTTCTATGCGTGAAAAAGTTGCACAAGAATATTTTTTTGTAAATCTATCACCGTCTTCCTTTATAGCTATGGATTATCCGACGCAGGTAATTCCTTATGAGATTTGGGATAGTTCAAAATTTAACGGCGGGTACAAGGTTTTTAGCGATGCAATATTTGATTTTGCATCGGATCTTTACGGCGAGGCGTTTCCATCAGGAGATGAAGATGAGGGAATGTCGAAAGAAGATTTGGATTTTTATACTAAAATTGATGATGAAAGTTTTAAACTTGTGCATCAAACAGCTGAAGATATAACCTGCGATATTCCCGATTATTTGGATAAAATTTTAGCTCTTCAATTTTATTTTACGGATGGCGATTTTCGGTATTCTCTAAAACCTGGAAAAGCTCCTGACGGTAATCAATTAAAATATTTTTTGTGTGAAGCAAAAAAGGGATACTGTACTTATTTTGCATTTTCTTATGCTCTTATGCTTAGAAGCATAGGGATACCTGCCAGAGTAGCAGTAGGATTTTTTGTTCAGCCCGAATCTGAAGTTATGAATTATTATCCGGTACGGGCAAACATGGCTCACGCGTGGGTTGAAGTTTTTTTTCCGTACATAGGCTGGGTTAGTTTCGATCCTACGGCTTCTCAGCTTGCAGAAGGAGAAAATATTAATTTTGGTATGAATGCGGGAGGCGAGGAATTTAATTCTCTTTTAAGTGAGATTCTTGAAAAACGCAGTGAAATAAAAATTACGGAAATTACCGAAAAGGAAGATGACGTTTCAAACATAGGTACTTATATAAAACAATTTTTTAAAGATAACATACCTTTTTTCAGATTTATTATAATTCTTTTTTTAATTATAATACTTGTAATTTTCAAGGCTAGGCCTCATCTTGTATTAAAATTTTCTAAGAATAATAGAAGAATTGTGCTTACAGCCGGTAAGTTATTTAAAAAAAGAAAACGGAGCGCTGAAGAGAAAATAGAAATGAATACTCTAATTCAAAAAGCAAAATTTGCACCGGAATGTACAATAGATGATGCAGAGGCTGCCAAAAATCTTTTAAAAAATAAAACAAAAAAAATCATTGTTTTACTGGCTTTTTGTCTCATCTCGTGTTTTGTATTTGCAGAAAGTGCGGAAAGTATTGTTGTTGAGGCCGAAAAGGCAGTGGAAGCTGAAAATTGGGAGCTGGCCTTGTCTCTTTTACAGGATGGAATAAAGAAATATCCTCAAAATGACAGTTTATTTTTAAAGTTAGGAGAAATTTATTATAATAAAGAATTATATAAACCTGCATATAAAATATTAAAAAAAGGTTTGGAAATTAATCCTGAAAACAGCAGTATCTTATTTTATATTTCCGGTTGTGCATCCTCGTTAAATAAATATGAAGAAGCCTTGATGTATATAAAAAATTATTTACATCTTATTCCTTATGACCGCTTTGCAGCTTCCAATTACGGCTGGTTATGTTATAAGTGCCGCATACCGGAAGAAGGAATACGTTTTTTATTGAATAACATAGAGCGCTACGGGGAAAATATGTCGGTTTATAATTCTTTGGGCACCTTATACAATGAAATGTTTGATTATGAGAAATCGAAAGAGTTTTATACAAAGGCAATAAAAGCTGCTGAACAAGTTAATAGAACATATTCGGGTTCCATTTATTATTATAATAAGTCTATTTTAGAAAGTCAATTTTACCAATTTGACAATGCAATAGATGATGCAAAGGCTGCTTTAAATATGAAAGAGCGTAATTCAGGTTATATGATGCTTGGAGAACTTGAAGAAAGAAGAAATAATTTTTCACAGGCCTTATCTGCATATCTTTCAGCATCAGCCGATGATGACACTCCTCTTTCAGCCTTAAGCATTATAAGTCTATATTTAAAAACAGGTCATATTGAAATGGCCGAACAATATATTTTAAACCAACTTCAAAACACCACTGAAGCATGGATTTCAAATTACGGCTTGAGTGTAAACGAATTTAAAACTAACCTGTATAAAATTAAAAAATCCTTATACATACAAAAATATAATTTTGAAAAAAGCAGATTAAAATTAGGCTTTTTAGATTGGATAAAAAATTTAAGCAATAAGATAAATTATAAACTAAAATATACATATTATGATGCTGTTTTTAGATTATACTCTTTAAAAGTTGCAAAAGAATATAAGAAAAACGCTACAGAAGATTTAAGCGGTAATACAAATAACCTTTATACAAACACTTACTATTATAATGCCTTTAAAGGAAAGGGGAAAAAAGCTTTAAAATATCTTAAAAAAGCCGAATCTATAGAAACTATGTTTATTCCGCAAAGTGCCGGCGCTTATCTTGCAGACCGGGCAATTCTGGAGGGCGATTTAAAACTACTCAATGAAGGTATTTCAAAAATGGATTTGGAGTGGGAAAAAAGTAGTCTTGCAGATTTATATGCCCAGGGAAGTAAAATTGCAAAAAAATATTCTTCACAACTCTATTATATTTATTTGGAATCCCTTTTTGATTTGAATCCTGCCGTCTTTTTGGAATATGATATAAAGTTACCTGTAAAAATAATTGTGGAGATAAATAAAACTGAAAATATAAAAATCAATGCAAAAAAAATGAAAAAATTGATAGTATCATCCCGTTTTGTAGAAGATGCCGATTCAAAATTCTCTCTTCAGTTGACATATTTCAATAAAAGTCTTGCTTTTAAATTATACGATAAAAACGGATATACTCTTTACAGTAAAAATTTTCCGATTCAAAAGTTAGATAAAAACGGATTTAAAAATTCCGTTAATATTTTTGTAAAAGATATTTTTACTTTCAAGTTATAA
- a CDS encoding DUF58 domain-containing protein, with the protein MKVFKFTVSGTIYIIFSILLLTGAAIRGELFAIVCGVCLCLYVVLSLILVSVSVLLWKKTDLLVELKNENISILPSRGRKGKKLFPIVLPGVLVFYGFEFLSDLKNKKSRSLKFNIRLKRTAANFPLPKEERGRFFLEKEYIKISDLAGFFSFRLLKKEKSIPQLFIYPMLTEIKSFALPEILNETSAHTINLKRTDELYDSRPYFPGDDIRKINWKLYAHTQELSIKQGDFVPPPKIFFTIYVESPIVEKDIAFYKKKFDEFINLSTSIAFYLHQKGISFNIRFYDNEKNSYETGTFYPEDRDAEESIKRIFSIPQIKVQKKSNKLEPKLKKNFFIDEENKKTCLLYFFMPIQSSKKILDKLFEIFSDHKNECVFYTGLESIITGPKNILNSFLFYTSSQKKYNRLSKEMNEKIEILKHELKNGGFYAYSI; encoded by the coding sequence ATGAAGGTTTTTAAGTTTACGGTTTCCGGAACTATTTATATTATATTTTCAATTCTCTTGTTGACGGGAGCCGCTATTCGAGGCGAATTGTTTGCAATTGTTTGCGGTGTTTGCTTATGCCTTTATGTTGTACTTTCTTTAATTCTTGTTAGTGTTTCCGTCTTGTTATGGAAAAAAACGGATTTATTGGTAGAATTAAAAAATGAAAATATTTCCATTCTACCTTCAAGAGGCCGAAAGGGGAAAAAACTTTTTCCGATTGTTTTGCCCGGGGTTCTTGTATTTTACGGTTTTGAGTTTTTATCGGATTTAAAAAATAAAAAAAGCAGAAGTTTAAAATTTAATATTAGACTTAAAAGAACCGCTGCAAATTTTCCTCTGCCGAAGGAAGAACGAGGCAGATTTTTTTTGGAAAAAGAGTATATCAAAATTTCCGATCTTGCAGGATTTTTTTCATTTCGATTGTTAAAAAAAGAAAAATCCATACCTCAGCTTTTTATTTATCCGATGTTGACCGAAATAAAAAGCTTTGCACTTCCCGAAATTTTAAATGAAACATCAGCTCATACTATAAACTTGAAGCGTACTGATGAGCTTTATGATTCCCGTCCTTATTTTCCGGGTGATGATATAAGAAAAATTAATTGGAAGTTATATGCTCACACTCAGGAACTTAGTATAAAGCAAGGAGATTTTGTTCCTCCGCCGAAGATTTTTTTTACAATATATGTTGAAAGTCCGATTGTAGAGAAAGATATTGCATTTTATAAAAAGAAATTCGATGAGTTTATTAATTTGAGTACGTCGATAGCTTTTTATTTACATCAAAAAGGAATAAGTTTTAATATTCGGTTTTATGATAACGAAAAAAATTCTTATGAAACAGGAACCTTTTATCCGGAAGATAGAGATGCGGAAGAATCGATAAAAAGAATTTTTTCCATTCCGCAAATTAAGGTTCAAAAAAAATCGAATAAGCTTGAGCCTAAATTAAAAAAGAATTTTTTTATTGATGAGGAAAACAAAAAAACTTGCTTGCTCTATTTTTTTATGCCTATACAATCGAGTAAGAAAATTTTAGATAAACTTTTTGAAATCTTTTCAGATCATAAAAATGAATGTGTTTTTTATACCGGATTGGAAAGTATAATTACCGGACCTAAAAATATTTTAAATTCTTTTTTATTTTATACTTCGTCTCAAAAAAAATATAACCGCTTGTCAAAAGAAATGAACGAAAAAATTGAAATTCTAAAACACGAATTGAAGAATGGAGGTTTTTATGCTTACTCGATATAA